In the genome of Plasmodium vivax scf_6617 genomic scaffold, whole genome shotgun sequence, the window ACCCAAGTAAAGGAATCTAAACAAATAGATAATGACCATTCTAGCACAAATGTAGAAGAAAAACAGTTATCCCAACCTGTATCGGCATCCGATACTCTCTCAAGCAGTGAATTAGGTACTCAAGGAAGTCAACTTCCCGCACGAAGTACTTCTTCTGGGGAATCCAATTCAGATAATAATAACCCTCACAGGCAAGTTGTTGCGAGTAAAATCGATAAAGATCAAATAGCAGGTGATAGAGGTGGTGTCACTGAAATTTCTGGTAGGACATCTGCTGGTGCAGTTCCCACTGTTCCTCATACTGCTCCTAGCACAGCTGATGATAAAGTTGCTGTTCATGTAGATAAAGATGGAGAATCTCCTGCTGGTAAAGATATTGTTGCCGAAGAACCAGTTAGTACTGTCACTGTGGATGGAGATTCTGTAAATTTACCTTCTAGTGATGTTCCTTCTCATGATAGATCTATTGGTCGTATATGTACTGCTGCAGAACCTAATTGCGATGAAGCACGTGGTGAAGTTTCTCAATCTGATAAACATAGAGGCGTTATGTCTGATAATGGTAGGTCTACATTTCCTGCAGAAAATTTTAGTGAATTGCATTATAAATTTCCCTTGACAATAAAGTGCCTAATGTTGTTAGTGGACACTTTGACAGTGTTAATTATGCATAatactatttttaattgtaaaaTGACGTATGAGTTATAATTCAAGACATATCGAAACGTAAAAATACTCTAGAAACACATACTAAAAGAaattctcctttttgatATGGATTTTTCCACAGGCAGTACTGCAAATATTATGCAAAGGGCATCTGATCAAAATGGACAAGCACTAAGAGAAATTCATGCCGTTTCACCAGAATTAGTTCAGATAACTGACTTAAATGCTAATCAAATACCAAATCATAAtacaggtaaaaaaaaaaaaataaaatatacaaaaagtGAATACTctctaaaaaatgtatgttcTCAACGAACTTCATCTTCATATGTATCTCACCCCTttagaataaattattcttcGAGGGATGtccatgtaaaaa includes:
- a CDS encoding variable surface protein Vir18-related (encoded by transcript PVX_015640A) codes for the protein MSRWTGTSRINSDLIKRYIELQCLSDYSRYQKEFVRQIRALGKRRHIEFCNRCDKIKKKINEKDEELNRCYVNNIINVKLYQNANIKGFIEECPEIPKCYIKHNPSLKKASVLKSGTKETCGRSDCKNERAQTMNGKSQLGVDARTPKSESSQREGIVKQSSSHSHGEVTEQKKESPQGQGGIKPPDNLDMTQVKESKQIDNDHSSTNVEEKQLSQPVSASDTLSSSELGTQGSQLPARSTSSGESNSDNNNPHRQVVASKIDKDQIAGDRGGVTEISGRTSAGAVPTVPHTAPSTADDKVAVHVDKDGESPAGKDIVAEEPVSTVTVDGDSVNLPSSDVPSHDRSIGRICTAAEPNCDEARGEVSQSDKHRGVMSDNGRSTFPAENFSELHYKFPLTIKCLMLLVDTLTVLIMHNTIFNCKMTYEL